In Nocardia sp. NBC_01327, the genomic stretch TGGTCGGCCTCGCCTTCGACGGCACGGGCTTCGGTCCGGACGGCGCGGTGTGGGGCGGTGAGGTACTGCTGGCGAGCTACAAGGGATACCGGCGACTCGCGCATCTGAAATACGTTCCGCTGGCCGGTGGGGACGCCAGTGTGCAGCGGCCCTACCGCATGGCGCTCGCCCATCTGCGGGCCGCCGGCATCGAATGGTCGGACGACATCAACTCGGTGGCGGCCTGCCCGGAAAACGAAAGACGGGTGCTGGCACATCAATTCGACACCGGACTCGGCTGCGTGCCGACCTCGAGTATGGGCCGGCTGTTCGACGCGGTGTCGTCGCTGGCCGGTGTGCGGCATATCGCCGACTACGAGGCGCAGGCGGCGATCGAACTCGAAGGCCTTGCGCGCGGTATCGCTCCGGCAGCGGACGTCTCCGGGACGGTGTACCGGTTCGGAATCGACCGGGAGGCGGACCCTCTCGTGATCGACCCCGCGCCGGTGATCGCCGCGGTCGTCGCCGATGCGACCGGTGGCGTCGCCCCCGCGCTGATCGGTGCGCGCTTCCACGACGCCGTCGCCCGGCTGGTCCTGGAACTGGCGAACGCCTTTGCCGGCGCATCGACCACAGTGGCCCTGTCCGGCGGCGTCTTCCAGAATGCCCTGCTGCTTTCGCAGTCACGAACTGTGCTGCGGGAAAACGGATTCCATGTCCTGAGTCATCGGCGGCTGCCGCCGAACGATGGTGGTCTCGCATTCGGGCAGATTCTTGCCTCGGGCGCGGGCTGAGCGAAAGGAGAGCCGACAATGTGCCTGGCAGTCCCAGGAAAGGTGCTCAGCCTCCAGGAGCGCGACGGCACGCTGATGTCCGTCGTCGACTTCGGGGGCGTGCACAAGGATGTGTGCCTGCAATACATTCCGGACGCCGCCATCGGTGACTACGTGGTGGTGCACGTCGGCTTCGCCATTCAGCGGCTCGACGAGGTGTCCGCACTGCGCACACTGGCCGAATTCGAGCATCTCGGGGTGCTGAAGGAGGAATTCGGCGACGGTTTCGCACTGGCCGCCAAACAGGCCGGTCTCGCAGACCCCACCAGCGCGGGAGCCGAATCCGCACCGCCACAATCTGATACAGAGGTGCCGTCATGAAGTATCTCGACGAGTTCAGCAACCCTGAGCTGGCCAAGAACCTGCTCGACAAGATCCGCGCCGTCACCACCCGGCGCTGGGCGATCATGGAAGTATGTGGCGGACAGACCCATTCGATCATCCGCCACGGCATCGACCAGCTGCTGCCCGACCAGATCGAGATGATCCACGGGCCCGGCTGCCCGGTCTGTGTGACGCCGCTCGAGGTGATCGACAAGGCGCTCGAGATCGCCGCGCAACCCGGTGTGATCTTCTGTTCCTTCGGTGACATGCTGCGGGTGCCGGGCAGTAAGAAGGACCTGTTCCACGTCAAGAGCGAGGGCGGCGACGTCCGGGTGGTCTACTCACCGCTCGACGCGCTCACTATCGCCAGGGAGAATCCGGACCGCCAGGTGGTGTTCTTCGGCATCGGATTCGAGACCACCGCACCCGCCAACGCTATGACCGTCTATCAGGCGAAAAGGCTTGGTATCGAGAACTTCTCGCTGCTGGTCTCGCATGTGCTGGTACCGCCCGCCATTGCCGCCATCATGGAATCGCCGAGCTGCCGGGTACAGGGTTTTCTGGCGGCCGGGCATGTGTGCAGTGTGATGGGCACCGAGGAGTATCCGCCGCTGGCCGAGAAGTACCGGGTGCCGATGGTGGTCACCGGTTTCGAACCGCTCGACATTCTGGAAGGCATCCGCCGCACCGTCATCCAGTTGGAGGAGGGCAGGCACGAGCTGGAGAACGCGTATCCGCGCGCGGTGACCCTGCAGGGCAATTCCGCCGCGAAGGCGATGCTCACCGATGTCTTCGAGGTGACCGACCGGGCCTGGCGCGGAATCGGCGTCATCCCGCTGAGCGGCTGGCGGCTCTCCGAGCGCTACCGCGATTACGATGCGGAACAACGGTTCTCGGTGGGCGATATGCACACCGCGGAATCCTCGATCTGCCGCTCCGGCGAGGTCCTGCAGGGCCTGATCAAACCGCACGAGTGCGCGGCCTTCGGCAAGGAGTGCACGCCGCGAAATCCGCTGGGCGCCACCATGGTGTCCTCCGAGGGCGCCTGCGCGGCCTACTACCTGTATCGACGCCTGGATCTGCCCGCGGAGGTGGCTCATGCCTGACGATATCGCAATGCCGACCGCCGCTGCCGCGATCGATATGGAGAACTGGGTGTGCCCGATGCCCCTGCGGGACTCACCGAATATCGTGATGGGGCACGGCGGCGGGGGCGCCATGTCGGGGGAGTTGATCGAGCATCTGTTCCTGCCCGCCTTCGGCTCGGCCGCCGAGGCGGGGATGGGCGATTCCGCGGTCATCACCCTCGGAGGTGCGCGGCTGGCGTTCTCGACGGACTCGTTCGTGGTGAAGCCGTTGATATTTCCCGGCGGGTCGATCGGTGATCTGGCGGTGAACGGCACGGTGAACGATCTGGCGATGTCGGGTGCACGGCCGATGGTGCTGTCGACCGCGTTCATTCTCGAAGAGGGCACGGCGCTCGCCGATATCGCTCATATCGCGAAGGCACTGGGCACGGCGGCCCTGGCGGCCGGCGTCAAGCTTGTCACCGGCGATACCAAGGTGGTCGATTCCGGCCACGGCGACGGCATTTTCATCAATACCGCGGGTATCGGCATTGTCGACGACGGCGTGGATATCCGCCCGCAGCGGGCCGCACCGGGTGATGTGGTGATCGTCAGCGGCGATATCGGCGTGCACGGGGTCGCGGTCATGAGCTGCCGTGCGGGGCTCGAATTCGGGACCACGGTGGTCAGTGATACCGCGCCGCTCAATGGGCTGGTCGCGGCAATGCTCGCCACCGGGGCCGATGTGCACGTGCTGCGCGATCCCACCCGCGGCGGAGTGGCCGCGACGCTCAATGAGATCACCGGTGTCGCGAAAGTCGGTGTCTCACTGGATGAAAGGAAACTGCCGGTGCCCCCGGAGGTGCGCGATGCCTGCGGACTGCTCGGGCTGGACCCGATGTACGTCGCCAACGAAGGCAAGCTCATCGCCTTCGTCGCACCGGAGGACGCGGACCGGGTACTGGCCGCCATGCGGGAGCATCCGCTCGGCTCCCGGGCCGAAGCCATCGGCGTCTGCGTCACCGAACATCCGGGCATGGTCGTGGCCCGCACCGCATTGGGAGGTACCCGGGTGGTCGCACTGCCCGCCGGCGAACAGCTGCCGCGGATTTGCTGAAGCAGGCGGCGGTTCGGTCACCCGGCGCGCTGCACAGCGCGTGGGGTGGTCTGGACCGCCGGCAGCGCCTCGGCATGATCGGAATGGCGGGCACCGTTCTCACGCTGCACATTGCCGGCTGGGCCACGCTGCTGCTCCTGGTGGCGCCCGGCAACCATGTCGTGCAGGGCACCGTCTTCGGCGTGGGTCTCGGCGTCACCGCCTACACCCTCGGTATGCGCCACGCCTTCGACGCCGACCACATTGCGGCGATCGACAACACCACCCGAAAACTGCTGTCGGAGAAGCAGAAACCACTCTCGGTCGGGTTCTGGTTCTCCCTCGGGCATTCCACCGTCGTATTCGTTCTGGTCGCGTTGCTCGCCATGGGGGTGAAGGCGCTCGCGGCGAATATCGAGAACCGTGATTCCGGTTTGCAGCAGTGGACCGGCGTATTCGGCACCGGCGTCTCGGGGAGCTTCCTGATTCTCATCGGAGTGCTGAATCTTGTTTCGCTGATCGGCATCTGGCGGGTGTTCCGCGGCATGCGCCGCGGCAACTACGACGAGGCCCAGCTCGAACAGCAGCTCGAAACTCGTGGCGCGCTCAACCGAATCTTCGGACCGGCCATGCGCGCCGTGCGCAAGCCGTGGCAGATGTACCCGATCGGACTGCTGTTCGGCCTCGGATTCGACACCGTCACCGAGGTGAGCCTGCTGGTGATCGCGGGCGGCGCGGCCGCGACCGCACTACCCTGGTATTCGATTCTGGTTCTCCCGGTGCTGTTTTCGGCGGGTATGTCGCTGTTCGACGCGCTGGACGGGGTCTTCATGAACTACGCCTACGGCTGGGCCTTCGCCCGCCCGGTCCGCAAGATCTACTACAACATCGTGGTGACGGGGTTGTCCGTGGTGGTGGCGCTGTTGATCGGTGCGCAGGAGGTCATTTCGATCCTCACCGCCGAATTCGATGTCCGCTCCGGGCCGCTGGCCTGGGTGGGGAATCTTGACCTCGGCGCCATGGGTTTCATCATTGTCGGCCTCTTCGCGATCACCTGGATCGCCGCCGTCTCGGTGTGGCGGCTCAGCGATGTCGAGGGCCGGTGGCAGCGTGATCTCACCCCAAAGGCGTTGGAATGAAAGACGTCTCGGGCACCGAGATATTCGCCCGGTATGCCTACGCTCCCAACCGGCTCGGCTACTGCGGGCCGCCGGAGGCCACCGCACTGCGCGACGGTTCGCCGGACGAGGTGCGCGCGGTCGCCCGCCGCTTCTCGGGGGTCTGGCCGTACCTGCGGGTCATGTCGAGGATGACCGGGATCGCCGACCCGATGGATCCACGCCTGGTCGAATCCTATTGGCTCGGTGGCGGTCTGGGCGCGCAGCTCGATGCCGGCCGGTTCACTGCCGAGCTGCTTTCGCTGATCGGGCCGCTCGCAGGCCAGTACTGGGCGCACCTGACCGCAGATCTCGCGGCGGAGGCGGCCGCCAATCACTGCTTCCACGTCTTCGGCGTGTACCCGTGGTCCCGGTTTCTCGGAAAGGGCATGGACGAACAGCCGATCCACGTTCTCGACAGCTGCCGCATCGGCTGGGGAACCGTGGTCGATCGCGACGGTGACGATATTTCGGTGCTCGGTCCCCGGCTGCTGTGGGATGAGAATGCGCTGCGCCTGTCGGAACCCTCGGTGCAGCACATCGTGATCGACGGCTTCGCCCCGGAGACGACGATCGGCGATCAGGTCGCCGTCCACTGGGGCAGACTCTGCGGCTGCCTCGACCTCGCGCAGGTGCACGATCTGCAAGCGAGTACCGAACATCAGTTGCTGGCCACCAATCGCCGCCTCGCCGCCGATCAGCGTGCCTAGCTCTGCGCAGTAGGCCGGATGACGAGTTCGTTGACATCCACGGTTGCGGGCTGAGCGATGGCGAAGCCGATGGCCTCGGCGATGGCGGATGCGGGGATGGCGAGCCGGTCGGTCGCACCGCGCGCCGCCGATCGGGCCGCGTCCGAACCACCGTGGTCGGTGAGCTCGCTGTGGGTGAAGCCGGGGCTGACGACGGTGACGCGAATATCCTTGCTCTCCTGGCGCAATCCCTCGGACAGTGCGCGGACGCCGAATTTGGTGGCGCTGTAGACCGCTGCGGTCGGGTCGACGCGCAGGCCCGCGACGGAGGCGACATTCACGATGTGACCGCTGCCCTGCGCCTGCATGGTCGGCAGCACAGCGGCGATGCCGTAGAGCGTGCCGCGCAGATTGACGTCGATCATCTGCTCCCATTCGTCGATGCGCAGGTCGCTGATGGGGGAGAGCGGCATCACCCCGGCGTTATTGATCAGTACGTCGATCCGGTGGTAGCGCTCGACAGCGGTGGCCGCGAATGCCCGGACGCTGTCCAGGCTGGTGACGTCGAGTGCGAGGCCATCCAGCAAACCTCCGGCAGCGCGTACGCCGGCGGCCAGGTTCTCGAGCCGATCGGTGCGCCGGGCGCCCGCGACCACCCGATGTCCCAGCGCGGCGAGGTGACGGGCGGTGGCCTCGCCGATCCCGCTGCTGGCTCCGGTGATGAGGACGACCTTCGGCTCGGTCTGCGATGAGGAAGTCATTGCGCTCCTTGGGCTCCGATGAGGTGACAACCCAGTACATCCGGTGGTCGCCGCTTCGGGAAGGCAGTGGGAACCTGGGTGCGCGACACCCAGGCCAGTTCCGGCGTGGCTATCATCGCCAGCATGGGATCCCGTGACAATGAGCTCGGTGAGTTTCTTCGGGCCTGCCGCGCACGGATCGAACCCGCCGAGGCCGGGCTGCCGAGCGGCGGTTCGGGGCGCCGTGTTGCGGGGCTGCGCAGGGAGGAAGTGGCGGTGCTGGCCGGGGTCAGCGCCGATTACTACGCCCGCTTGGAACAGGGGCGTGAACGGAGTCCCTCCGCGCAGGTCATGGACGCCATCGGGCGCGCGCTGAAACTCACCGCCGACGCGCGCGGCCATCTGTATCGGCTGGCGGGGTTGAATCCCCTTGTGCCGCCTGGGAATTCCAGGGATCGTGTGCATCCGTCGCTGCTGCAACTGCTCGATGCGTTCCCTCGGGCCGGGGCGTATGTGCTGGGACCGGCATTCGACGTGCTGGCGGCAAATTCGATCGCCGATGCCTTGCTGGCGCCGTTCGGTGCCGAGCGGAATATGCCGCGCATCCTGTTCACACATCCGGAGGCGAGGACCGTATTCGCCGAATGGCCCGTGGTGGCCGCTGCTACGGTGCACGCGCTGCGCCTGAATGCCGGGCACTACCCGGCGGATCGGGCTATCAGCGGTCTTGTCGCCGAGCTCACCGAGAAGTCTCCTGAGTTTCGCGCGCTATGGGCCGATCACAAGGTCGGCGGCCTCGATCGCGCCTTCAAGATCTTCGTCCATCCCGAGGCCGGGCGAATCGAACTGACCTACCAGACCTTCGATGTGCGCGATGCGCCCGGACAGCAGCTGCTCGTCGGTACCCCGGAGCCCGGCAGCCGGAGCGAGGAAGCGCTCGCCTATCTCGCTGCCATGTCGGCTCCGGCCTGAGTTCGACCTGTCGCAGTACTTATATCGAGACCCAGCATCCAGGAGTATCG encodes the following:
- a CDS encoding HypC/HybG/HupF family hydrogenase formation chaperone: MCLAVPGKVLSLQERDGTLMSVVDFGGVHKDVCLQYIPDAAIGDYVVVHVGFAIQRLDEVSALRTLAEFEHLGVLKEEFGDGFALAAKQAGLADPTSAGAESAPPQSDTEVPS
- the hypD gene encoding hydrogenase formation protein HypD, yielding MKYLDEFSNPELAKNLLDKIRAVTTRRWAIMEVCGGQTHSIIRHGIDQLLPDQIEMIHGPGCPVCVTPLEVIDKALEIAAQPGVIFCSFGDMLRVPGSKKDLFHVKSEGGDVRVVYSPLDALTIARENPDRQVVFFGIGFETTAPANAMTVYQAKRLGIENFSLLVSHVLVPPAIAAIMESPSCRVQGFLAAGHVCSVMGTEEYPPLAEKYRVPMVVTGFEPLDILEGIRRTVIQLEEGRHELENAYPRAVTLQGNSAAKAMLTDVFEVTDRAWRGIGVIPLSGWRLSERYRDYDAEQRFSVGDMHTAESSICRSGEVLQGLIKPHECAAFGKECTPRNPLGATMVSSEGACAAYYLYRRLDLPAEVAHA
- the hypE gene encoding hydrogenase expression/formation protein HypE → MPDDIAMPTAAAAIDMENWVCPMPLRDSPNIVMGHGGGGAMSGELIEHLFLPAFGSAAEAGMGDSAVITLGGARLAFSTDSFVVKPLIFPGGSIGDLAVNGTVNDLAMSGARPMVLSTAFILEEGTALADIAHIAKALGTAALAAGVKLVTGDTKVVDSGHGDGIFINTAGIGIVDDGVDIRPQRAAPGDVVIVSGDIGVHGVAVMSCRAGLEFGTTVVSDTAPLNGLVAAMLATGADVHVLRDPTRGGVAATLNEITGVAKVGVSLDERKLPVPPEVRDACGLLGLDPMYVANEGKLIAFVAPEDADRVLAAMREHPLGSRAEAIGVCVTEHPGMVVARTALGGTRVVALPAGEQLPRIC
- a CDS encoding HoxN/HupN/NixA family nickel/cobalt transporter — protein: MDRRQRLGMIGMAGTVLTLHIAGWATLLLLVAPGNHVVQGTVFGVGLGVTAYTLGMRHAFDADHIAAIDNTTRKLLSEKQKPLSVGFWFSLGHSTVVFVLVALLAMGVKALAANIENRDSGLQQWTGVFGTGVSGSFLILIGVLNLVSLIGIWRVFRGMRRGNYDEAQLEQQLETRGALNRIFGPAMRAVRKPWQMYPIGLLFGLGFDTVTEVSLLVIAGGAAATALPWYSILVLPVLFSAGMSLFDALDGVFMNYAYGWAFARPVRKIYYNIVVTGLSVVVALLIGAQEVISILTAEFDVRSGPLAWVGNLDLGAMGFIIVGLFAITWIAAVSVWRLSDVEGRWQRDLTPKALE
- a CDS encoding DUF6390 family protein; amino-acid sequence: MKDVSGTEIFARYAYAPNRLGYCGPPEATALRDGSPDEVRAVARRFSGVWPYLRVMSRMTGIADPMDPRLVESYWLGGGLGAQLDAGRFTAELLSLIGPLAGQYWAHLTADLAAEAAANHCFHVFGVYPWSRFLGKGMDEQPIHVLDSCRIGWGTVVDRDGDDISVLGPRLLWDENALRLSEPSVQHIVIDGFAPETTIGDQVAVHWGRLCGCLDLAQVHDLQASTEHQLLATNRRLAADQRA
- a CDS encoding SDR family oxidoreductase; the protein is MTSSSQTEPKVVLITGASSGIGEATARHLAALGHRVVAGARRTDRLENLAAGVRAAGGLLDGLALDVTSLDSVRAFAATAVERYHRIDVLINNAGVMPLSPISDLRIDEWEQMIDVNLRGTLYGIAAVLPTMQAQGSGHIVNVASVAGLRVDPTAAVYSATKFGVRALSEGLRQESKDIRVTVVSPGFTHSELTDHGGSDAARSAARGATDRLAIPASAIAEAIGFAIAQPATVDVNELVIRPTAQS
- a CDS encoding helix-turn-helix transcriptional regulator, coding for MGSRDNELGEFLRACRARIEPAEAGLPSGGSGRRVAGLRREEVAVLAGVSADYYARLEQGRERSPSAQVMDAIGRALKLTADARGHLYRLAGLNPLVPPGNSRDRVHPSLLQLLDAFPRAGAYVLGPAFDVLAANSIADALLAPFGAERNMPRILFTHPEARTVFAEWPVVAAATVHALRLNAGHYPADRAISGLVAELTEKSPEFRALWADHKVGGLDRAFKIFVHPEAGRIELTYQTFDVRDAPGQQLLVGTPEPGSRSEEALAYLAAMSAPA